A region from the Prochlorococcus sp. MIT 0603 genome encodes:
- a CDS encoding LysR family transcriptional regulator, giving the protein MAELPFTLDQLRILKAIADEGSFKKAAESLYVTQPAVSLQIQNLEKQLELTIFDRGGRKAQLTKGGKLLLEYCERILNQCDEACGAIEDLHNLKGGSLVIGASQTTGTYLMPRMIGLFRQKFPDVSVQLQVHSTRRTGWSVANGQIDLAIIGGQLPSELNEILEIVPYANDELALILSQKHPFSRRKELTKEDLYRLGFVTLDSQSTTRKVVDQLLKTSGLDVQRLRIEMELNSLEAIKNAVQSGLGAAFLPVVSIERDLLAGTLHKPKVVDLEVKRELKLISNPMRYTSRAAKAFTNEVLPIFASENSPIKKKLNNK; this is encoded by the coding sequence ATGGCCGAACTGCCTTTCACTCTAGATCAACTGCGTATTCTCAAGGCAATAGCCGATGAGGGGAGTTTCAAGAAAGCTGCTGAGAGTCTTTATGTGACACAGCCTGCTGTAAGTCTCCAAATTCAAAACTTAGAAAAGCAATTGGAATTGACAATATTTGATAGAGGAGGAAGAAAGGCCCAATTAACCAAAGGAGGAAAACTATTACTGGAATATTGCGAAAGAATACTTAACCAATGTGATGAAGCATGTGGTGCGATTGAAGATTTACATAATTTAAAAGGTGGTTCTTTAGTAATTGGAGCTAGTCAAACAACCGGAACATACCTAATGCCTCGTATGATTGGTTTATTCAGGCAAAAATTTCCTGATGTATCTGTTCAGCTTCAAGTACATAGCACCAGACGTACTGGTTGGAGTGTAGCTAATGGACAAATTGACCTCGCAATTATTGGAGGTCAACTACCCTCCGAGCTAAATGAAATATTAGAAATAGTTCCCTATGCAAATGATGAATTAGCCTTAATCCTTTCACAAAAACACCCCTTCTCAAGGAGAAAAGAACTAACTAAAGAAGACTTGTATAGGCTAGGTTTTGTTACACTCGATTCTCAGTCCACTACCAGAAAGGTTGTTGATCAATTATTAAAAACTTCTGGATTAGATGTACAACGTTTACGAATAGAAATGGAATTAAATTCTCTAGAAGCAATTAAGAATGCAGTCCAATCAGGTCTTGGGGCAGCTTTTCTACCTGTAGTTTCTATTGAAAGAGATCTTTTAGCAGGAACACTACATAAACCAAAAGTTGTAGATCTAGAAGTGAAACGAGAATTGAAATTAATTAGTAATCCAATGCGATATACATCAAGAGCTGCCAAAGCTTTTACCAACGAAGTGCTCCCAATTTTTGCAAGTGAGAATAGCCCTATTAAAAAAAAGCTTAATAACAAATAA
- a CDS encoding NAD(P)H-quinone oxidoreductase subunit 5: MLSTAEIAWLIPLLPLVGAIASGLGLIGFNQAMNRLKKPVAITLLTCVGSSAVLSYAVLLEQIISPHSVEHLFVWASAGDFTLPMGYVVDPLGAVMLALVTTIALLVMVYSHGYMSHDKGYVRFFTYLALFSSSMLGLIISPNLLEIYVFWELVGMCSYLLVGFWYDRDGAAHAAQKAFVVNRVGDFGLLLGILGLFWATGTFDFNGIAIGLSDAIASDVIPLWAALLLCFLVFMGPMAKSAQFPLHVWLPDAMEGPTPISALIHAATMVAAGVFLVARLEPLYSQFPFINLLIAIFGTITCFLGASIALTQMDLKKGLAYSTVSQLGYMMLAMGCGAPIAGMFHLVTHAFFKAMLFLGSGSVIHAMEEVVGHEPILAQDMRLMGGLRKKMPITAITFLIGCIAISGIPPLAGFWSKDEILGEAFKTFPILWIVGFMTAGMTAFYMFRLYFLTFEGSFRGNNEELQNTLLALAGKEKEEDDFHGSGVIHESSWPMTVPLIVLSVPSVLIGFVGIPWNSGFAKLLNSEEAMAMSANFSWGEFLPLAFGSVAISIAGISLAFLAYYLKKVDLKSSVVQRFSFINSFFSNKWYLDDFNEKVFVKGSRRLAREVLEVDAKVVDGVVNLTGLLTLGSGEGLKYFETGRAQFYALIVFGGVIGLVALFGVLGN, translated from the coding sequence ATGCTATCTACAGCTGAAATTGCTTGGTTAATTCCATTGCTTCCTCTTGTCGGTGCAATTGCATCTGGCTTGGGATTAATTGGTTTCAATCAGGCTATGAACCGATTAAAAAAACCGGTCGCAATTACTTTGCTTACATGTGTTGGTTCTTCTGCTGTATTAAGTTATGCCGTTCTTTTAGAACAAATCATAAGCCCACATTCAGTGGAGCATTTATTTGTTTGGGCTAGCGCGGGAGACTTTACCCTCCCAATGGGTTATGTAGTGGATCCCTTAGGTGCGGTAATGCTTGCTTTAGTTACAACTATTGCTCTTTTGGTGATGGTATATTCCCATGGCTATATGTCTCACGATAAAGGGTATGTCAGGTTTTTTACTTATCTAGCTCTTTTCAGTAGCTCTATGCTTGGGCTAATTATTAGTCCAAATTTATTAGAAATATATGTTTTTTGGGAATTAGTTGGCATGTGTTCTTATTTACTTGTTGGGTTCTGGTACGACAGAGATGGAGCAGCTCATGCTGCACAAAAGGCTTTTGTTGTAAATAGAGTCGGTGATTTTGGTCTTTTACTTGGAATACTTGGGCTTTTCTGGGCTACTGGAACCTTTGATTTTAACGGAATTGCAATAGGTCTCTCAGATGCCATAGCTTCAGACGTTATCCCTTTATGGGCTGCTTTGCTGCTTTGCTTTTTGGTCTTCATGGGACCAATGGCAAAATCAGCTCAATTCCCTTTGCATGTTTGGTTACCAGATGCAATGGAGGGGCCTACCCCTATTTCGGCCTTGATACATGCTGCAACAATGGTCGCGGCAGGTGTTTTCTTAGTTGCCAGGCTTGAGCCTTTATATAGTCAATTTCCTTTTATTAACTTATTGATAGCAATTTTCGGAACCATTACTTGTTTCCTTGGTGCTTCTATAGCCCTTACCCAAATGGACTTAAAAAAAGGATTGGCGTATAGCACTGTGTCTCAATTGGGTTACATGATGCTTGCAATGGGTTGCGGAGCCCCTATTGCTGGAATGTTTCATTTGGTCACCCATGCTTTCTTCAAGGCAATGCTTTTTCTTGGTTCAGGATCGGTAATTCATGCAATGGAGGAAGTTGTTGGGCATGAACCAATTCTGGCTCAAGATATGAGGTTAATGGGTGGTTTGCGAAAAAAAATGCCTATAACAGCAATTACTTTTTTGATTGGCTGTATTGCTATTAGTGGGATTCCACCATTGGCAGGTTTTTGGAGTAAAGACGAGATACTTGGAGAAGCATTTAAAACTTTCCCAATATTATGGATTGTTGGCTTTATGACTGCAGGAATGACGGCTTTTTATATGTTTAGGCTTTATTTTTTAACATTTGAAGGAAGTTTCAGGGGTAATAATGAGGAACTTCAGAATACTTTATTAGCTTTAGCTGGAAAAGAAAAAGAGGAGGATGATTTCCATGGCTCAGGAGTTATACATGAGTCTTCATGGCCTATGACAGTCCCCTTAATAGTGTTATCTGTTCCTTCTGTTTTAATTGGGTTTGTAGGTATTCCTTGGAATAGTGGCTTTGCGAAATTGTTAAATTCTGAGGAGGCTATGGCAATGTCAGCGAATTTTAGTTGGGGAGAATTCCTTCCCTTAGCTTTTGGATCAGTTGCTATATCTATTGCTGGTATTTCTTTGGCATTTTTAGCTTATTATTTAAAAAAAGTAGACTTAAAATCATCCGTAGTACAGAGATTTTCATTTATTAATTCGTTTTTCTCTAACAAATGGTATCTGGATGATTTTAATGAAAAGGTTTTTGTTAAAGGCAGCAGGAGATTGGCTCGTGAAGTCTTAGAGGTTGATGCAAAAGTTGTTGATGGTGTCGTTAATTTGACAGGCCTTTTAACTTTAGGAAGCGGAGAGGGTTTGAAATA
- a CDS encoding NnrU family protein produces MFPEAIHHSSLVMIGLLFVFAVIHSGGAALRVHAEKVIGARAWRVVFASASIPSASLLILYFLAHRYDGARLWNVQGIPGVVPFVWITTAISFLFLYPATYNLLEIPALVKPQVRLYAQGIIRVSRHPQAIGQVLWCFAHGLWIGSSFMLVTSLGLIAHHAFAVWHGDRRLEAKFGKDFQELKRNTSVIPFIAVLDGRQKLQFNEFIRPSQLGILIAIAALWWSHRFISVGTQMFLSSKLSELFA; encoded by the coding sequence ATGTTTCCAGAAGCCATTCATCACAGTAGCCTAGTAATGATTGGGTTATTGTTTGTATTTGCAGTAATTCACAGCGGTGGGGCTGCATTAAGAGTTCATGCTGAAAAGGTTATTGGAGCTAGGGCTTGGAGAGTCGTTTTTGCAAGCGCAAGCATACCTTCTGCATCTCTATTGATTCTTTATTTTTTAGCTCATAGATATGATGGAGCTCGCCTTTGGAACGTACAAGGTATACCAGGGGTTGTTCCTTTTGTTTGGATCACAACAGCTATAAGCTTTTTATTTTTATATCCTGCAACTTATAACCTCTTAGAAATCCCTGCATTGGTAAAACCTCAAGTCAGGCTTTATGCGCAGGGAATTATTCGAGTCAGTAGGCATCCTCAAGCAATTGGTCAAGTGCTTTGGTGTTTTGCTCATGGTCTTTGGATTGGTAGTAGCTTTATGCTTGTAACATCATTAGGACTCATTGCACACCATGCTTTTGCTGTTTGGCATGGAGATAGGCGATTGGAGGCGAAATTTGGGAAGGATTTTCAAGAACTCAAAAGAAATACATCAGTAATTCCATTTATTGCAGTACTTGATGGGCGTCAAAAATTGCAATTCAATGAATTCATTCGCCCCTCTCAGTTGGGCATATTGATTGCAATAGCTGCCTTGTGGTGGTCACACCGGTTTATTTCAGTTGGCACACAAATGTTTTTATCTTCCAAGTTATCAGAACTGTTTGCATGA